A section of the Centropristis striata isolate RG_2023a ecotype Rhode Island chromosome 7, C.striata_1.0, whole genome shotgun sequence genome encodes:
- the LOC131974246 gene encoding nuclear factor 7, brain-like, producing MAEKTALVESYLSCHVCSETFRDPVSLSCSHSFCSSCLKKFWEQTKNKNCPICKRKSLTGEPAVNLSLKELADSFAGRQKSGSSETEKEEKKKETVRCKHSDVPKLFCKDEDRAVCPVCEFSLHQSHKVVPIEQAVSDLKDQLKSDLQSLQDKRDKYKQVEKTYNEVSQQSKKQLLSTERQIRAEFNKLHQFLKEEEESRLAALREEEEQKGKTISREMKRIQEQISSLSDSISAVEEELQKHKVPFLSSYKATQTRARVQCSLSDPQLLSGALIDVAKHLGNLSFRVWEKMKEKVHFTPLILDPNTAAYCLYLSDDLTSVRRGDTDQQLPDNPERFTKYTIFLGSEGFSSGKHSWEVEVGDHPRWDVGLVKESVDRKGKIFVSPEYGFWCLVLQNGKYTNGSGQTVRVKKSLQRIRVQLDYDRGEVSFYDPEDKMTHIYTYRDTFTEKLFPYFCIGKAGDAKTADLKICPTDFSL from the coding sequence ATGGCTGAGAAAACTGCTCTTGTTGAAAGTTACCTGAGCTGCCATGTGTGTTCAGAGACTTTCAGAGATCCTgtgtctctgagctgcagccacagcttctgttCAAGCTGCCTGAAGAAATTCTGGgaacaaactaaaaacaaaaactgtcccATTTGTAAAAGAAAGTCCTTAACTGGTGAACCAGCTGTAAACCTTTCACTGAAGGAACTGGCTGACTCCTTTGCTGGGAGACAGAAATCTGGATCatctgagacagaaaaagaagaaaagaaaaaagagacgGTGAGATGTAAACATTCAGATGTCCCTAAACTGTTCTGTAAGGATGAAGACAGAGCTGTGTGTCCTGTCTGTGAGTTTTCTCTCCACCAGAGTCACAAAGTGGTTCCTATAGAACAAGCAGTCAGTGACCTGAAGGACCAGCTGAAATCTGACTTACAGTCTCTGCAGGACAAGAGGGACAAATACAaacaagtggagaaaacatACAATGAAGTGAGTCAACAGTCCAAGAAGCAGCTGTtgtccacagagagacagatcagAGCAGAGTTCAACAAGCTCCACCAGTTcctgaaagaggaagaggagtccaGACTGGCAgctctgagggaggaagaggagcagaaggggAAGACTATcagcagagagatgaagaggattCAGGAGCAGATCTCCTCTCTGTCAGACAGTATCTCTGCTGTtgaagaagagctgcagaaacacaaggTGCCATTCCTCAGCAGTTATAAAGCCACTCAGACCAGAGCCAGAGTCCAGTGCTCACTGTCAGATCCACAGCTGCTCTCAGGAGCGCTGATAGAtgtggccaaacacctgggcaacctgtcCTTCAGAGTCTGGGAGAAGATGAAGGAGAAGGTCCACTTCACTCCTCTcattctggacccaaacactgcagcctactgtctctatctgtctgatGATCTGACCAGTGTGAGACGTGGAGACACAGAccagcagcttcctgataatccagagagaTTCACTAAGTATACCATTtttctgggctctgagggcttcAGCTCAGGGAAACACAgctgggaggtggaggtgggagaTCATCCTCGCTGGGATGTAGGTTTGGTTAAAGAGTCAGTTGACAGGAAGGGAAAGATATTTGTTTCACCAGAATATGGATTCTGGTGTTTAGTTCTTCAGAATGGAAAATACACTAATGGATCTGGTCAGACTGTCAGAGTGAAGAAGAGtctccagaggatcagagtcCAGCTGGACTATGACAGGGGGGAGGTGTCCTTCTACGACcctgaagacaaaatgactcacaTCTACACTTACAGAGACACTTTCACTGAGAAACTCTTCCCATATTTCTGTATTGGAAAGGCTGGTGATGCTAAAACTGCTGATCTCAAAATCTGTCCAACAGATTTTTCTCTGTAA
- the LOC131974250 gene encoding nuclear factor 7, brain-like produces MAERALVESYLSCHVCSETFRDPVSLSCNHSFCSSCLQKFWEQTENKNCPICKRKASRDPLVNFPLKELADSFAGRQKSGSSETEKEEKKLEVVCSKHPEEPRLFCKDEDRAVCPVCEFSLHQSHKVVPIEQAVSDLKDQLKSDLQSLQDKRDKYKQVEKTYNEVSQQSKKQLLSTERQIRAEFNKLHQFLKEEEESRLAALREEEEQKGKTISREMKRIQEQISSLSDSISAVEEELQKHKVPFLSSYKATQTRARVQCSLSDPQLLSGALIDVAKHLGNLSFRVWEKMKEKVHFTPLILDPNTAAYSLYLSDDLTSVRRGDTNQQLPDNPERNTRYSDVLGSEGFSSGKHSWEVEVGDHPLWNIGLVKESVDRKGKRFLSPKYGTWCLLHRSGEYSNGADETVRVKKSLQRIRVQLDYDRGEVSFYDPEDKMTHIYTHRDTFTEKLFPCFSIGPAGDAKTADIKICPTDFSP; encoded by the coding sequence ATGGCTGAAAGAGCTCTTGTTGAAAGTTACCTGAGCTGCCATGTGTGTTCAGAGACTTTCAGAGATCCTGTGTCTCTGAGCTGCAACCACAGCTTCTGTTCAAGCTGCCTGCAGAAATTCTGGgaacaaactgaaaacaaaaactgtcctATTTGTAAAAGAAAAGCATCAAGGGATCCTTTGGTGAACTTTCCACTGAAGGAACTGGCTGACTCCTTTGCTGGGAGACAGAAATCTGGATCatctgagacagaaaaagaagagaagaagctgGAGGTGGTGTGTAGTAAACATCCAGAAGAGCCTAGATTGTTCTGTAAGGATGAAGACAGAGCTGTGTGTCCTGTCTGTGAGTTTTCTCTCCACCAGAGTCACAAAGTGGTTCCTATAGAACAAGCAGTCAGTGACCTGAAGGACCAGCTGAAATCTGACTTACAGTCTCTGCAGGACAAGAGGGACAAATACAaacaagtggagaaaacatACAATGAAGTGAGTCAACAGTCCAAGAAGCAGCTGTtgtccacagagagacagatcagAGCAGAGTTCAACAAGCTCCACCAGTTcctgaaagaggaagaggagtccaGACTGGCAgctctgagggaggaagaggagcagaaggggAAGACTATcagcagagagatgaagaggattCAGGAGCAGATCTCCTCTCTGTCAGACAGTATCTCTGCTGTtgaagaagagctgcagaaacacaaggTGCCATTCCTCAGCAGTTATAAAGCCACTCAGACCAGAGCCAGAGTCCAGTGCTCACTGTCAGATCCACAGCTGCTCTCAGGAGCGCTGATAGAtgtggccaaacacctgggcaacctgtcCTTCAGAGTCTGGGAGAAGATGAAGGAGAAGGTCCACTTCACTCCTCTcattctggacccaaacactgcagCCTACAGTCTCTATCTGTCTGATGATCTGACCAGTGTGAGACGTGGAGACACAAAccagcagcttcctgataatccagagagaAACACTAGATATTCAGatgttctgggctctgagggcttcAGCTCAGGGAAACACAgctgggaggtggaggtgggagaTCATCCTCTCTGGAATATAGGTTTGGTTAAAGAGTCAGTTGACAGGAAGGGGAAGAGATTTCTTTCACCAAAATATGGAACCTGGTGTTTATTGCATCGGAGTGGAGAATACAGTAATGGAGCTGATGAGACTGTCAGAGTGAAGAAGAGTCTCCAGCGGATCAGAGTCCAGCTGGACTATGACAGGGGGGAGGTGTCCTTCTACGACcctgaagacaaaatgactcacaTCTACACTCACAGAGACACTTTCACTGAGAAACTCTTCCCATGTTTCAGTATTGGACCGGCTGGTGATGCTAAAACTGCTGATATCAAAATCTGTCCAACAGATTTTTCTCCGTAA